The following are encoded together in the Nocardioides sp. Arc9.136 genome:
- a CDS encoding glycosyltransferase family 2 protein, which translates to MSAPGPVVALLVSHDGARWLPAVLEGLRGQTCPVDAVVAVDTGSKDGSADLVESALGDLLVGGVERVTGATSYPAAVRIGLDRSPDAEWVWLLHDDSNPDPGALEALLAAAAADPEADVLGPKLREWPSLRRLLELGVTISGTGRRETGLERGEYDQGQHDEVRTVLAVNTAGMLVRRRVLEELDGFDRQLPIFGNDVDFGWRAATAGHRTLVVPQAVVFHAEAAHRGIRRTPLTGRHTHYQERRAALYTLLANSRARTLPFQLVRLTLGTVLRVIGFLLVRSVGEALDELAALVSIVSSPREVHAARRERQQRQVREPADVRRLLAPAWLPYRHGLDFVSDLAAAATNQAADVAERRRAAQARHDPSSMAARRQVLDEDEEYADTGVVARFLTNPVAVALAVLVVALLVGAREAYGAVVGGGLSPVPAAVGDWWRLHVEHWHPLGQGTGVPAPPYLLPLALLGTVLGTTTAVSALLVLSAPVALWGAWRLLRVVGRFVSPQGAPRWLLLWGSATWSLVAVTSGAWGDGRLGPVVAVAVLPWLAHAALGFADPEPDRRWRAAWRTGVLLALTTAFAPVAWPFAVLLGAVVLAASYAVVRGGLRDRSVWAPPLVALGVPLLLLAPWWLPSLLERAAAGLLLEPGRLPVPTVDPLDLVAGRLGDLGAPWWLGVVVAVLAVAALVPRATRIPVLVCWIVAAVAAAVAALLGTVTLSLPSVSTGPALGFLVVVLQGAFVVAAVLGGQGAPRRLAAVLAVVAAVVPLGGLVWFVAGADASFDEDPRSGIPAYMVQAATEGDDHGILVVRGSVEDGLTWVVRRGDGVTLGEDEVLALAPEDTDLTRDVQQLASRPTPALVTELADRGIEYVVLPAPADGSVASLLDATGGLVQASAADPGTRAWQVDRPLSDDALDGPRSWLRTALLLVQGVGLVWVLVLCAPTTERATERRRR; encoded by the coding sequence GTGTCTGCTCCCGGTCCGGTCGTCGCGCTGCTCGTCAGCCACGACGGAGCGCGGTGGCTGCCGGCGGTCCTCGAGGGGCTCCGCGGCCAGACCTGCCCCGTCGACGCGGTCGTCGCGGTCGACACCGGCAGCAAGGACGGCAGCGCCGACCTGGTCGAGTCCGCGCTCGGCGACCTCCTGGTCGGCGGGGTCGAGCGGGTCACCGGCGCCACGTCGTACCCCGCGGCGGTGCGGATCGGTCTGGACCGGTCGCCCGACGCCGAGTGGGTCTGGTTGCTGCACGACGACAGCAACCCCGACCCCGGCGCGCTGGAGGCGCTCCTCGCCGCCGCCGCGGCCGATCCCGAGGCCGACGTGCTCGGTCCCAAGCTGCGCGAGTGGCCCTCGCTGCGCCGGCTCCTCGAGCTGGGCGTCACCATCTCGGGCACGGGCCGGCGCGAGACCGGCCTCGAGCGCGGCGAGTACGACCAGGGCCAGCACGACGAGGTCCGCACCGTGCTCGCGGTCAACACCGCCGGCATGCTCGTGCGTCGCCGCGTGCTGGAGGAGCTCGACGGGTTCGACCGCCAGCTGCCGATCTTCGGCAACGACGTGGACTTCGGCTGGCGGGCCGCGACCGCCGGCCACCGCACCCTCGTGGTGCCGCAGGCGGTCGTCTTCCACGCCGAGGCGGCCCACCGCGGGATCCGGCGCACGCCGCTGACCGGCCGGCACACCCACTACCAGGAGCGCCGGGCGGCGCTCTACACGCTGCTGGCCAACTCCCGCGCGCGCACGCTGCCCTTCCAGCTGGTGCGGCTCACGCTCGGGACCGTGCTGCGCGTGATCGGCTTCCTGCTCGTCCGCTCCGTCGGCGAGGCGCTCGACGAGCTGGCCGCGCTGGTCTCCATCGTCTCCAGCCCCCGTGAGGTCCACGCCGCCCGCCGCGAGCGGCAGCAGCGGCAGGTCCGTGAGCCCGCCGACGTACGGCGCCTGCTCGCGCCCGCGTGGCTGCCCTACCGGCACGGCCTGGACTTCGTCAGCGACCTCGCCGCCGCGGCCACCAACCAGGCGGCCGACGTGGCCGAGCGCCGGCGCGCCGCCCAGGCCCGGCACGACCCCTCCTCGATGGCCGCGCGCCGCCAGGTGCTCGACGAGGACGAGGAGTACGCCGACACCGGCGTGGTGGCCCGCTTCCTCACCAACCCCGTGGCGGTCGCGCTCGCCGTGCTCGTGGTCGCCCTGCTCGTGGGCGCGCGCGAGGCGTACGGCGCGGTCGTCGGCGGCGGGCTCTCCCCGGTGCCGGCCGCCGTCGGGGACTGGTGGCGGCTGCACGTCGAGCACTGGCACCCGCTCGGCCAGGGGACCGGCGTGCCGGCCCCGCCGTACCTCCTCCCGCTCGCGCTGCTGGGCACCGTCCTCGGCACCACGACCGCGGTCAGCGCGCTGCTCGTGCTGTCCGCGCCCGTCGCGCTCTGGGGCGCGTGGCGCCTGCTGCGGGTGGTCGGGCGCTTCGTCTCGCCGCAGGGCGCGCCCCGCTGGCTGCTGCTGTGGGGGTCGGCGACCTGGTCGCTGGTGGCCGTGACCAGCGGCGCCTGGGGCGACGGCCGGCTCGGTCCCGTCGTCGCCGTCGCGGTGCTGCCCTGGCTGGCCCACGCGGCCCTGGGCTTCGCCGACCCCGAGCCGGACCGCCGCTGGCGCGCCGCCTGGCGCACCGGGGTGCTGCTCGCGCTGACCACCGCCTTCGCCCCGGTGGCGTGGCCGTTCGCGGTGCTGCTCGGGGCGGTCGTCCTGGCCGCGTCGTACGCCGTCGTGCGCGGCGGCCTGCGCGACCGCTCGGTCTGGGCCCCGCCGCTGGTGGCGCTCGGCGTCCCGCTGCTGCTCCTGGCGCCGTGGTGGCTGCCGAGCCTGCTCGAGCGCGCGGCCGCGGGGCTGCTCCTCGAGCCCGGCCGGCTCCCCGTGCCGACCGTCGACCCGCTCGACCTGGTCGCCGGCCGGCTCGGCGACCTCGGGGCGCCGTGGTGGCTCGGCGTCGTGGTCGCGGTCCTCGCCGTCGCCGCGCTCGTCCCGCGGGCGACGCGGATCCCGGTCCTGGTGTGCTGGATCGTCGCAGCCGTGGCCGCCGCGGTGGCCGCCCTGCTCGGCACCGTCACGCTCTCGCTGCCGTCGGTCTCCACCGGCCCCGCGCTCGGCTTCCTCGTGGTCGTCCTCCAGGGCGCGTTCGTCGTCGCCGCTGTCCTCGGCGGGCAGGGCGCACCGCGACGCCTCGCCGCCGTGCTCGCCGTCGTCGCGGCGGTCGTCCCGCTCGGCGGCCTCGTGTGGTTCGTCGCCGGCGCCGACGCCTCGTTCGACGAGGACCCACGGTCCGGCATCCCGGCGTACATGGTCCAGGCCGCCACCGAGGGCGACGACCACGGCATCCTGGTGGTCCGCGGCTCCGTCGAGGACGGGCTGACCTGGGTCGTCCGGCGCGGCGACGGCGTCACGCTCGGCGAGGACGAGGTCCTCGCCCTCGCACCCGAGGACACCGACCTCACCCGCGACGTCCAGCAGCTGGCCTCGCGGCCCACGCCGGCGCTGGTGACCGAGCTCGCGGACCGCGGGATCGAGTACGTCGTGCTCCCGGCCCCCGCCGACGGCTCGGTGGCTTCCCTGCTCGACGCCACCGGCGGCCTCGTCCAGGCCAGCGCGGCCGACCCCGGCACCCGGGCCTGGCAGGTCGACCGGCCGCTGTCCGACGACGCGCTCGACGGGCCGCGCTCGTGGCTGCGCACCGCGCTGCTCCTCGTGCAGGGCGTCGGGCTGGTGTGGGTCCTCGTCCTGTGCGCCCCGACGACCGAGCGGGCGACCGAGCGGAGGCGCCGATGA
- a CDS encoding DUF5719 family protein encodes MSTPSRRATRSTPGASRRVALDVTVVLAVLLPLLTGGAVLLTRTEAPSQPDTAPTETALGAASVVCPAAAAPTLVTTASGSAGTVTVGLGPDGRQQEVDVAEGAVATAPGADDEPVVVRAEDDLAPGLVAGRYDERPLRVAECAAPAPEQWFTGVGAGTGHSSVLELVNPDNGPAVADVVVTGRSGLVDAPALRGVAVPGGSSVRLDLGEVVPRRDELSLHVTTQRGRVFSAVLDRVDELGAGPRAEDFLPPQAEPATALTLLGLPVGSGRRTLVLANHGDSEVRAGLRVVDERSVFAPEGLEEVRIAPQSVARVQLGATLGPLVGDGALGLVVEATGPVTATLRSFVGGDLAHAVPSEPVTEPTVAVVPPGRKRLVLSGATSTGVVEVVARDAAGEELASKRVEVAPDRGFVLGLPARAVHLTVTPDRTPVVGAVVAATGGAGVVRLHELVRSGLVPAVRPGLP; translated from the coding sequence ATGAGCACGCCCTCGCGCCGGGCCACCCGGTCCACCCCGGGGGCCTCGCGCCGCGTGGCGCTCGACGTCACCGTCGTCCTCGCCGTGCTGCTCCCTCTGCTGACCGGCGGGGCGGTGCTGCTGACCCGCACCGAGGCGCCGTCGCAGCCGGACACGGCGCCCACCGAGACCGCCCTCGGTGCGGCCTCGGTGGTCTGCCCCGCGGCCGCCGCGCCGACCCTGGTCACGACGGCCTCCGGCAGCGCCGGCACGGTCACCGTCGGGCTGGGCCCCGACGGCCGCCAGCAGGAGGTGGACGTCGCCGAGGGCGCCGTCGCGACGGCGCCCGGCGCCGACGACGAACCGGTCGTCGTGCGCGCCGAGGACGACCTCGCCCCGGGACTCGTGGCCGGGCGGTACGACGAGCGCCCGCTGCGGGTCGCGGAGTGCGCCGCCCCCGCGCCCGAGCAGTGGTTCACCGGTGTCGGCGCCGGGACCGGGCACTCCTCGGTGCTGGAGCTGGTCAACCCCGACAACGGCCCGGCCGTCGCCGACGTCGTCGTCACCGGTCGGTCCGGCCTCGTCGACGCCCCCGCGCTGCGCGGTGTCGCGGTGCCGGGCGGGAGCAGCGTGCGGCTCGACCTCGGCGAGGTGGTGCCCCGGCGCGACGAGCTCTCGCTGCACGTCACCACGCAGCGGGGCCGCGTCTTCTCCGCGGTGCTGGACCGCGTCGACGAGCTCGGCGCTGGGCCCCGGGCCGAGGACTTCCTTCCGCCGCAGGCCGAGCCGGCCACCGCGCTCACGCTGCTGGGCCTGCCCGTCGGGTCCGGGAGGCGGACCCTCGTGCTGGCCAACCACGGCGACTCCGAAGTCCGGGCCGGGCTCCGGGTGGTCGACGAGCGCTCGGTCTTCGCACCGGAAGGGCTCGAGGAGGTGCGCATCGCGCCGCAGAGCGTCGCGCGCGTCCAGCTCGGCGCCACCCTCGGGCCGCTGGTCGGGGACGGGGCGCTTGGGCTGGTCGTCGAGGCCACCGGCCCGGTCACCGCGACGCTGCGGTCCTTCGTCGGGGGCGACCTCGCCCACGCGGTGCCCTCCGAGCCGGTCACGGAGCCGACCGTCGCGGTCGTGCCGCCGGGCCGCAAGCGGCTGGTGCTGTCCGGGGCCACCTCCACCGGCGTGGTCGAGGTGGTCGCCCGGGACGCCGCGGGCGAGGAGCTGGCCTCGAAGCGGGTGGAGGTCGCGCCGGACCGCGGGTTCGTCCTCGGCCTGCCGGCGCGGGCGGTGCACCTGACGGTCACCCCCGACCGCACGCCGGTCGTCGGGGCGGTCGTCGCCGCGACCGGCGGTGCCGGCGTCGTACGCCTCCACGAGCTGGTGCGCTCCGGGCTCGTCCCCGCCGTGCGCCCCGGGCTGCCCTAG
- a CDS encoding phosphomannomutase/phosphoglucomutase: protein MPDTLDAANVAAIFKAYDVRGTVPDQLDDELARATGRAYVQVVGAGTVVVGHDMRPSSPGMARAFAEGATAAGADVVMIGLASTDQLYFASGHLGVPGAMFTASHNPARYNGIKMCRAHAQPIGMETGLAEIRDLVAGGVPSATPAEGARTGTVTEQDVLAAYADHLLSLAPVSGRRLKVVVDAGNGMAGHTAPAVFERLGSDRVELVPMYFDLDGTFPNHEANPIEAENLRDLQAKVVETGADIGLAFDGDADRCFLVDETGRNVSPSTLTALIAARELAKEPGATIIHNLITSRAVPELVTELGGTPVRTRVGHSYIKARMAETDAVFGGEHSGHFYFRDFWRADSGMLAALHALAALAGADVPLSELLAEYERYPVSGEINSTVADQQAAVARIERQYAARDGVTTDRLDGLTVSHADWTFNVRPSNTEPLLRLNAEGRDEATMAAIRDEVLTTIRQES, encoded by the coding sequence ATGCCCGACACCCTCGACGCCGCGAACGTCGCCGCGATCTTCAAGGCGTACGACGTGCGCGGCACCGTCCCCGACCAGCTCGACGACGAGCTCGCCCGCGCGACGGGCCGCGCCTACGTGCAGGTCGTCGGCGCGGGGACGGTCGTCGTGGGGCACGACATGCGGCCCAGCAGCCCCGGGATGGCGCGGGCCTTCGCCGAGGGTGCGACGGCGGCCGGTGCGGACGTGGTGATGATCGGTCTCGCCTCGACCGACCAGCTCTACTTCGCCTCCGGGCACCTCGGCGTCCCCGGAGCGATGTTCACCGCGAGCCACAACCCCGCGCGGTACAACGGCATCAAGATGTGCCGCGCCCACGCCCAGCCGATCGGCATGGAGACCGGGCTGGCCGAGATCCGCGACCTCGTGGCCGGCGGCGTGCCGTCCGCCACGCCGGCCGAGGGCGCCCGGACCGGCACCGTGACCGAGCAGGACGTCCTCGCGGCGTACGCCGACCACCTGCTCTCCCTCGCCCCGGTGAGCGGCCGACGGCTGAAGGTCGTCGTCGACGCCGGCAACGGCATGGCCGGGCACACCGCGCCGGCGGTCTTCGAGCGCCTGGGCAGCGACCGGGTCGAGCTCGTCCCGATGTACTTCGACCTCGACGGCACCTTCCCGAACCACGAGGCGAACCCGATCGAGGCGGAGAACCTGCGCGACCTGCAGGCGAAGGTCGTCGAGACCGGTGCCGACATCGGCCTGGCCTTCGACGGCGACGCCGACCGCTGCTTCCTCGTCGACGAGACCGGGCGCAACGTCTCCCCGTCGACCCTGACCGCGCTGATCGCGGCGCGCGAGCTGGCCAAGGAGCCCGGCGCGACGATCATCCACAACCTGATCACCAGCCGGGCGGTCCCCGAGCTGGTCACCGAGCTCGGTGGCACGCCGGTCCGGACCCGGGTCGGCCACTCCTACATCAAGGCGCGGATGGCCGAGACCGACGCGGTCTTCGGCGGCGAGCACAGCGGCCACTTCTACTTCCGCGACTTCTGGCGCGCCGACTCCGGCATGCTTGCGGCGCTGCACGCCCTCGCGGCGCTCGCCGGCGCCGACGTCCCCCTGTCCGAGCTGCTCGCGGAGTACGAGCGCTACCCGGTCAGCGGCGAGATCAACTCCACCGTCGCCGACCAGCAGGCCGCCGTCGCCCGCATCGAGCGGCAGTACGCCGCGCGCGACGGCGTCACGACCGACCGGCTCGACGGGCTGACCGTCAGCCACGCCGACTGGACCTTCAACGTGCGGCCCTCGAACACCGAGCCGCTGCTCCGCCTCAACGCCGAGGGCCGGGACGAGGCCACCATGGCCGCGATCCGCGACGAGGTCCTCACGACGATCCGCCAGGAGAGCTGA
- the cofD gene encoding 2-phospho-L-lactate transferase gives MIRDITVLAGGTGGARFLQGLLHGIEVGTLPGVAPEAVVTVVANTADDIWVHGLKVCPDLDTVMYTLGDGIDPVRRWGRREETWSVRTELAEYGVEPTWFGLGDRDVATHLVRTQMLEAGFPLSQVTTALCRRWLAPTYGDRVRLLPMTDDRVETHVAITDEESPSGRRVVHFQEYWVRLRASVPAETVVFVGLEQATPGPGVLDAISGADLVVLPPSNPVVSVGTILGVPDVRDVLRVTKAPVVGISPIVGPSHVHGMAEQMLTSIGVEVSAAAVGLHYGARSAGGVLDGWLVDEGDAAQVARVREGGVACAAVPLMMTDHDATAAMAAAAVGLVTG, from the coding sequence ATGATCAGGGACATCACCGTCCTGGCCGGGGGCACCGGCGGGGCCCGGTTCCTCCAGGGCCTCCTCCACGGCATCGAGGTGGGCACGCTCCCGGGCGTCGCGCCCGAAGCCGTCGTGACCGTGGTGGCCAACACCGCCGACGACATCTGGGTGCACGGCCTCAAGGTCTGCCCCGACCTCGACACCGTGATGTACACCCTCGGCGACGGCATCGACCCCGTCCGCCGCTGGGGCCGGCGCGAGGAGACGTGGAGCGTCCGGACCGAGCTGGCCGAGTACGGCGTGGAGCCGACCTGGTTCGGGCTCGGCGACCGCGACGTCGCCACCCACCTGGTCCGCACCCAGATGCTCGAGGCCGGCTTCCCGCTCTCGCAGGTCACCACCGCCCTGTGCCGGCGCTGGCTCGCCCCGACGTACGGCGACCGGGTGCGGCTGCTCCCGATGACCGACGACCGGGTCGAGACCCACGTCGCGATCACCGACGAGGAGAGCCCGAGCGGCCGCCGGGTGGTCCACTTCCAGGAGTACTGGGTCCGCCTCCGGGCCTCGGTCCCCGCCGAGACCGTGGTCTTCGTCGGCCTCGAGCAGGCGACCCCTGGCCCGGGTGTCCTCGACGCGATCTCCGGCGCCGACCTGGTCGTGCTCCCGCCGTCGAACCCGGTCGTCTCCGTCGGCACGATCCTCGGCGTGCCCGACGTCCGCGACGTCCTGCGGGTGACGAAGGCCCCCGTCGTCGGGATCTCCCCCATCGTCGGGCCTAGCCACGTCCACGGCATGGCCGAGCAGATGCTGACCTCGATCGGTGTCGAGGTCAGCGCCGCGGCGGTCGGGCTGCACTACGGCGCACGCTCGGCCGGCGGGGTCCTCGACGGCTGGCTGGTCGACGAGGGCGACGCCGCCCAGGTCGCCCGGGTGCGCGAGGGCGGCGTCGCCTGCGCCGCGGTGCCGCTGATGATGACCGACCACGACGCCACCGCCGCGATGGCCGCGGCCGCCGTCGGGCTCGTCACCGGGTGA
- a CDS encoding DUF3499 domain-containing protein has product MSPARRCSRTACGRPATSTLTYVYADQTAVLGPLATYAEPHAYDLCEVHSERLSAPRGWEVLRLVRDQAAQGPSTDDLLALADAVREAARPVQQVVRLPPAEENVRERGRRGHLRVLSTD; this is encoded by the coding sequence GTGAGTCCCGCCCGTCGCTGTTCGCGCACCGCGTGCGGCCGTCCCGCGACCAGCACGCTCACCTACGTCTACGCCGACCAGACCGCCGTGCTCGGCCCGCTGGCGACGTACGCCGAGCCGCACGCCTACGACCTGTGCGAGGTCCACAGCGAGCGGCTCTCGGCCCCGCGGGGCTGGGAGGTCCTGCGGCTGGTGCGCGACCAGGCGGCCCAGGGGCCCTCGACCGACGACCTGCTCGCCCTCGCCGACGCGGTCCGCGAGGCCGCCCGCCCGGTGCAGCAGGTGGTGCGGCTGCCACCCGCGGAGGAGAACGTCCGCGAGCGCGGGCGGCGCGGCCACCTCCGCGTGCTCTCCACCGACTGA
- a CDS encoding DUF3105 domain-containing protein: MAKPAKSDRQAVIDQIRKKQKGADKRRGFAIVGVCALVAVLLIGAAAFKPVKDWWDLRKFNDIDVASIGAPASACQKITTQKATGNQEHVPTGTPVEYDHAPPAYGAHWNEANVAPDPMERKLYTADDRPEVEALVHNLEHGYTILWYDETAAADDAMMDDIRGLATKFKGTSNLRLKFKAVPWTEEDGEPFPEGQHIAYTHWSIGGADKDVSDTSTQVGVWQYCSEPSGEALEDFMIEYPYMDSPEPNAG, encoded by the coding sequence GTGGCCAAGCCCGCCAAGTCCGACCGCCAAGCGGTCATCGACCAGATCCGCAAGAAGCAGAAGGGCGCCGACAAGCGCCGGGGCTTCGCGATCGTCGGTGTCTGCGCGCTGGTCGCCGTCCTGCTCATCGGTGCCGCGGCGTTCAAGCCCGTCAAGGACTGGTGGGACCTGCGCAAGTTCAACGACATCGACGTCGCCTCCATCGGCGCCCCGGCGTCGGCCTGCCAGAAGATCACCACCCAGAAGGCGACCGGCAACCAGGAGCACGTCCCCACCGGCACGCCGGTGGAGTACGACCACGCCCCGCCGGCGTACGGCGCCCACTGGAACGAGGCGAACGTCGCGCCGGACCCGATGGAGCGCAAGCTCTACACCGCCGACGACCGACCCGAGGTCGAGGCGCTCGTGCACAACCTCGAGCACGGCTACACGATCCTCTGGTACGACGAGACCGCCGCCGCGGACGACGCGATGATGGACGACATCCGGGGCCTCGCCACCAAGTTCAAGGGCACCTCGAACCTGCGCCTGAAGTTCAAGGCCGTCCCGTGGACCGAGGAGGACGGCGAGCCGTTCCCCGAGGGCCAGCACATCGCCTACACCCACTGGTCGATCGGCGGCGCCGACAAGGACGTCTCCGACACCTCCACCCAGGTGGGCGTCTGGCAGTACTGCTCCGAGCCGTCCGGCGAGGCGCTCGAGGACTTCATGATCGAGTACCCCTACATGGACTCCCCCGAGCCCAACGCCGGGTGA
- a CDS encoding WhiB family transcriptional regulator: MQHHRVERASAVRELFLLDGDAEDAGWQERALCAQTDPEAFFPEKGGSTREAKKVCLTCEVRTECLESALMNDERFGIWGGLSERERRKLKKSAV, translated from the coding sequence ATGCAGCATCACCGGGTCGAAAGGGCGAGTGCCGTGAGAGAACTCTTTCTCCTCGACGGAGACGCCGAAGATGCGGGTTGGCAGGAGCGCGCGCTGTGCGCTCAGACCGACCCCGAGGCGTTCTTCCCCGAGAAGGGTGGATCGACGAGGGAGGCCAAGAAGGTCTGCCTCACCTGCGAGGTGCGGACCGAGTGTCTGGAGTCCGCACTGATGAACGACGAGCGCTTTGGCATCTGGGGCGGTCTCTCCGAGAGGGAGCGCCGCAAGCTGAAGAAGAGCGCCGTCTGA
- a CDS encoding mannose-1-phosphate guanylyltransferase, with protein MSSAAAAPASTGPSALEGFWAVIPAGGAGTRLWPLSRRTSPKFLRDLTGSGRSLLQETHDRLEPLAEDRFLVVTGRPHRDAVGEQLATLAEEAVIAEPSARDSMAAIGLAAAVLERRDPDAVMGSFAADHVIADPEAFRDCVRTAVRVAREGWLVTLGIEPTFASSAFGYVHLGEELPGHPGVAAVREFVEKPSTEVAAQYLATGRYRWNAGMFVVRPTVLLDLLATWHPSFAAALRAIAAEPGRLDELWPDLPKIALDHAVAEPAADAGRVATVPSTFGWDDIGDFDSLATLLDALRDPDGQARERDRGVLVLGEEGLVRAVDSTGLVVPRSERVVAVVGLDDVVVVDTPDALLVTTRARAQDVKAVVTGLTEAGRTDLT; from the coding sequence ATGAGCTCCGCTGCCGCCGCTCCCGCGTCCACCGGCCCGTCCGCGCTCGAGGGCTTCTGGGCGGTGATCCCCGCCGGCGGCGCCGGGACCCGCCTCTGGCCGCTGTCGCGGCGCACCTCGCCGAAGTTCCTCCGCGACCTCACCGGCAGCGGCCGCTCCCTGCTGCAGGAGACCCACGACCGGCTCGAGCCGCTGGCCGAGGACCGGTTCCTGGTCGTCACCGGCCGGCCGCACCGCGACGCGGTGGGCGAGCAGCTGGCGACGCTGGCCGAGGAGGCCGTCATCGCCGAGCCGTCGGCCCGGGACTCGATGGCCGCCATCGGCCTCGCCGCCGCGGTCCTCGAGCGGCGGGACCCCGACGCCGTCATGGGCTCGTTCGCGGCCGACCACGTCATCGCCGACCCCGAGGCGTTCCGGGACTGCGTGCGCACGGCCGTGCGGGTCGCGCGGGAGGGCTGGCTGGTCACCCTCGGGATCGAGCCGACGTTCGCCTCCTCCGCCTTCGGCTACGTCCACCTCGGCGAGGAGCTGCCCGGCCACCCCGGCGTCGCGGCGGTGCGCGAGTTCGTGGAGAAGCCCTCGACGGAGGTGGCCGCGCAGTACCTCGCGACCGGTCGCTACCGCTGGAACGCCGGCATGTTCGTCGTGCGTCCCACGGTGCTCCTCGACCTGCTCGCCACCTGGCACCCGTCGTTCGCCGCGGCGCTGCGTGCCATCGCCGCCGAGCCGGGGCGGCTCGACGAGCTGTGGCCGGACCTGCCGAAGATCGCGCTGGACCACGCCGTCGCCGAGCCCGCGGCCGACGCCGGCCGCGTCGCCACGGTCCCCTCGACGTTCGGGTGGGACGACATCGGCGACTTCGACTCCCTCGCCACGCTGCTCGACGCGCTCCGGGACCCCGACGGGCAGGCCCGGGAGCGGGACCGGGGCGTGCTCGTGCTCGGGGAGGAGGGCCTGGTCCGTGCCGTCGACAGCACCGGGCTCGTGGTCCCGCGCTCGGAGCGCGTGGTCGCCGTGGTCGGCCTCGACGACGTGGTCGTCGTGGACACCCCCGACGCCCTGCTCGTCACCACGCGGGCCCGCGCGCAGGACGTCAAGGCCGTCGTCACGGGCCTCACCGAGGCCGGGCGCACCGACCTGACCTGA
- a CDS encoding metallopeptidase family protein, producing the protein MTDRAPGPRRRDRRGRGMRGPGVLPRTPGRPETRTRRERFDDLVLAVVTEVDAQWADRLGTVEYAVEDTPDLPDDWDPTEIPLGSAVRGTGGEPSRVVVFRRPIERRAESRSELDVLVLTVVVEQVADLLNVEPQVIDPRYESD; encoded by the coding sequence ATGACCGACCGCGCTCCCGGGCCCCGCCGCCGCGACCGGCGCGGGCGCGGCATGCGCGGCCCCGGGGTGCTCCCCCGGACCCCCGGGCGGCCCGAGACGCGCACCCGTCGCGAGCGCTTCGACGACCTGGTGCTCGCCGTGGTCACCGAGGTCGACGCCCAGTGGGCCGACCGCCTCGGCACCGTCGAGTACGCCGTCGAGGACACCCCTGACCTCCCCGACGACTGGGACCCCACGGAGATCCCCCTCGGCTCCGCCGTCCGCGGCACCGGCGGCGAGCCCTCGCGGGTCGTCGTGTTCCGCCGGCCGATCGAGCGACGCGCGGAGTCCCGCTCCGAGCTCGACGTGCTCGTGCTGACGGTGGTCGTCGAGCAGGTGGCCGACCTGCTCAACGTCGAGCCCCAGGTCATCGACCCGCGCTACGAGTCCGACTAG
- the cofE gene encoding coenzyme F420-0:L-glutamate ligase yields the protein MITVEAPDGVGEVRAGDDLAALVLPLVDLADGDVLVVTSKVVSKAEGRVVSGTTREEQLAAETVRVVARRGPTTIVRTRHGLTMAAAGIDASNVEVGSVVLLPLDPDASARALRATLLERTGRNVGVVVTDTAGRAWREGQTDIAVGAAGLLVAEDFGGRVDAHGNPLVVTAPAVADEIAGVAELASGKLGARPFAVVRGRADLVLPPGEDGPGARALVRPEGGDLFGYGAREAVVRALLGDPADQAPFGAPVAAEDLADVVRRVLGVEARQEATDEAQVLVVRTGRLEALAALAFAHGWALAPATAAGPSGSAAEARLRPATT from the coding sequence GTGATCACCGTCGAGGCGCCCGACGGCGTCGGTGAGGTGCGCGCCGGGGACGACCTCGCTGCGCTGGTGCTGCCGCTGGTCGACCTGGCCGACGGCGACGTGCTCGTCGTGACCAGCAAGGTGGTCAGCAAGGCCGAGGGCCGCGTCGTGAGCGGCACGACGCGCGAGGAGCAGCTCGCGGCCGAGACGGTCCGCGTGGTCGCCCGCCGCGGGCCCACCACCATCGTGCGCACCCGGCACGGGCTCACCATGGCCGCCGCCGGGATCGACGCCAGCAACGTCGAGGTCGGCTCGGTCGTGCTGCTCCCGCTCGACCCCGACGCCTCCGCCCGGGCCCTGCGCGCCACGCTGCTGGAGCGGACCGGCCGCAACGTCGGCGTCGTGGTCACCGACACCGCCGGCCGCGCCTGGCGGGAGGGCCAGACCGACATCGCGGTCGGCGCCGCCGGGCTGCTGGTCGCCGAGGACTTCGGTGGCCGGGTCGACGCCCACGGCAACCCGCTGGTGGTGACCGCGCCGGCCGTCGCCGACGAGATCGCCGGCGTGGCCGAGCTGGCCTCGGGCAAGCTCGGCGCCCGGCCCTTCGCGGTCGTCCGCGGCCGCGCCGACCTGGTGCTGCCGCCCGGCGAGGACGGGCCCGGCGCCCGCGCGCTGGTGCGGCCGGAGGGCGGCGACCTGTTCGGGTACGGCGCCCGCGAGGCCGTCGTGCGCGCGCTGCTCGGCGACCCGGCCGACCAGGCGCCGTTCGGCGCTCCCGTCGCGGCCGAGGACCTCGCCGACGTGGTCCGTCGCGTGCTCGGCGTCGAGGCGAGGCAGGAAGCCACCGACGAGGCGCAGGTCCTGGTCGTCCGCACCGGGCGCCTCGAGGCGCTGGCCGCGCTCGCCTTCGCCCACGGGTGGGCCCTGGCGCCGGCGACCGCGGCGGGGCCGTCCGGTTCCGCCGCCGAGGCACGGCTGCGCCCAGCGACGACCTAG